The DNA sequence CCATAGCGAGCGAGATCGAATAATCTGGTCTTGAGTAGCGGCTCGCCAATAAATACCACTGTAGGGTTGGTTAAACCTAGGATCAGACAGACGCTCTGCCATGATGAGATTACCACTGTCGTTGGTTTCTATGTTGGCGGTTAACTCGTCCATGGTTAGGTTGAGCTGTTGCTTGACGTCATCGACCAAGTAATCGTTAACCAACTTAGGTATTCCGACGCCTGCCGCTAATATCATCGCACCTAGCCAAAAAGCCGCGGCGAGGAGCAAGCGGCTTTTTAGACTGACGTTTTTAAGTGTTCGTTTTTTTAGATTCATACGTTACCAGCCCGTCTTTGCTCATCTTGCTATGAGAACAACGACGATCAGCACAGGCTGTCCACTTAATTGATGGTTGTGCTTAAATTGACGATTGCTCTTAGCTTAATTAAATACAGCATTATTCAGCATTCAGTTGGTAGCCAAGGCCACGAACGGTTTTGATGATCTTTGGTGCGATTTTCTTACGAATACGACCGATGAAAACTTCAACCGTGTTTGAGTCGCGGTCGAAGTCTTGCTTGTAGATATGCTCAACCAACTCAGTGCGCGAGATAACTTTGTTTTGGTTATGCATGAAGTACGCGACAACTTTATATTCTAGCGCCGTGAGGCTAACTGCTTGACCTTGCCACAACACTTTAGAGCTGCGTGTGTCTAGGCTTAAATCACCAATTTGAAGTATAGGAGCAGCACTGCCTGACGCTCGGCGCAGTTGAGCACGAATGCGGGCTATCAGCTCGACCATTTCGAATGGTTTAGTTAGGTAATCATCAGCGCCTGCATTCAAGCCTTCTACACGTTGGGTCAGCGTGTCACGCGCACTTAATATAATCACTGGCGTGTTAATGTTTTCGTCTCGAACGCCTTTTAATACGGTTAGGCCGTCAAGCTTAGGTAGACCTAAATCGAGAACGATGGCATCCCACTCTTCTGATGTTGCACGGTAGAGTGCGTCGATACCGTCTTGAGAAAGTTCTGGAACCCAGTCGGCTCCCTCAAGGGTTTCTAGAATTTGTTGGCCCAAGCGAGGTTCGTCTTCAACGACTAAAATTTTCATAATTGTTCTTCTTAATTCTTGTAATGACTGTTCGTTGTGCTTAATTGCTCGTCGTGATCAATGGCGTCTTTAACGTTGCGGCTCTGAATTATTCGCCGTGTTTAATTGCGTCTTTAAAGTTTCGGCCTTTAATCATGAGCATTTCTAACGTCTCAGCGTTGTATTCGACTTTGATGATGTTGTTTTGGTAATTGATTTTTAGTTCATACACCCAAATGTCGTCATCTTCTTCTAGCTCTACTTTAATGATTCTGCCATGAAGATCGTTCTCAACGGCCGCATACATTTCTGAGAAAGGGCGAATATAGCCTTCGCGTACGGCTTCGTAGACTTCGTCTTGATCTTCTTCAAATTCGATACGGGTTCCCGCTTTATGGACATCTTGTACAAGATCATGACCGTTATGATCTGAGTCAGCCCACGCACTAGCGGCGACACATAAGCCTAAGCTTAAAGAAAACATAGAAATCATAACTTTACTAAACATAGCGAATCCTAGAGAAGGTTGATAGCGTTCAGTATAAAAAAGTAATTCTGAACAGAAAGTGAACCTGATGAATAATGAGATTTAGGTTCTCAAAAAATGAGATGTTAACGTTGTTGAAGCTCGTCTTCGAATATCTTGTCTCTCATTTTCCAAAAACGCCCGACTTTACGCGCAATCACGAATTGAGGTGGGCGGAATCTATGTTGGTGAGCAACCACTTTCGTTGGTGAGGCTTCCTCAAAAGGGCGGTGTCTGTCTGCAAGGTGAGGGCGAACAAACTGGTCTTTGAAGTTCTGCTTCTGCTTTTTGGTGGTTAGTGACCAAAACTCATGCACTTGCGCTTGGTTTTCACCACGGTAAGTGACTTTAAGTTGCGACTTACCTTTGTCGTCCTTGAGAACGTTAAGATCCATCTCTAAACACTCAAACACCAACGCATCCTTTAGGTTTAGTGCTTCTTTAAGTTTTTTATCTGGGTCGACTAAGGTGGCATCGCACTCATGACAAATACGTGCGGCAATGTCGTTGTCAGCGCCGCATTCACCGCAGTATTTGGCTCGGAAGCGATAATTACAGTGTTCGCGTTCGCCCGTGTCTTCATCGGTAAAGTAGCCTTGGCATTTACGGCCAAAGTGCTCGAGCAAGAAGCCATTGCTGTCTAGCTTGCCCCAGAAGTTGTTGTTGAAGCCGCATGCAGGGCAGGGGATGGTGATGATTTCACTGTCTGAGTCGGGTTTAGGGTCGCCCACTTCAGGTTGGTAAAGATCGTAACTGTTGCCTGCATAGTCGAGCACTAAACACTCTTTTTTACCCGGCGATAAGCGTAAGCCACGGCCAACGATTTGTTGATACAAACTGATGGACTCTGTCGGGCGCAAAATCGCGATTAAATCCACATGAGGCGCATCAAAACCTGTGGTTAATACCGATACGTTAACCAAGAATTTGATTTTACGTTCTTTGAAGTCACTGATGATTTGGTCACGTTCGAGAGTTGGTGTGTCGCCGATTACGATCGATGATTCACTTTCGGGCAGTAAGCTAAGGATCTCTTGTGCGTGTCTAACAGTGGCAGCAAATACCATGATCCCTAACTTGTCTTTGGCCAGTTCAATGATCTGGTCGACAATTTGTGGGGTCGCACGTTTAGATTGCTCAATCACCATATCGAGTTCGGCTTCTTTGTAACGACCTGTACTTGCAGGTTTTAGCTGTGAGAAGTCATAGCTCAATACTGGCGCATCGATCATGCGTGCTGGTGTTAGAAAGCCTTCGTCCAACAAGTAGCGAATCGGCAACTCGAAAATA is a window from the Vibrio splendidus genome containing:
- a CDS encoding response regulator transcription factor, whose product is MKILVVEDEPRLGQQILETLEGADWVPELSQDGIDALYRATSEEWDAIVLDLGLPKLDGLTVLKGVRDENINTPVIILSARDTLTQRVEGLNAGADDYLTKPFEMVELIARIRAQLRRASGSAAPILQIGDLSLDTRSSKVLWQGQAVSLTALEYKVVAYFMHNQNKVISRTELVEHIYKQDFDRDSNTVEVFIGRIRKKIAPKIIKTVRGLGYQLNAE
- a CDS encoding DEAD/DEAH box helicase; this encodes MYTLRPYQADSVKSVIHYFRKHQTPAVLVLPTGAGKSLVIAELARLAKGRVLVLAHVKELVEQNHEKYEGYGLKGSIFSAGLGRKETDQQVVFASVQSVVRNLDSFSNQFSLLVIDECHRVPDEKTSSYQKVISHLRENNSGIKVLGLTATPYRLGMGWLYQYHTRGQVRSEEPRFFRDCIFELPIRYLLDEGFLTPARMIDAPVLSYDFSQLKPASTGRYKEAELDMVIEQSKRATPQIVDQIIELAKDKLGIMVFAATVRHAQEILSLLPESESSIVIGDTPTLERDQIISDFKERKIKFLVNVSVLTTGFDAPHVDLIAILRPTESISLYQQIVGRGLRLSPGKKECLVLDYAGNSYDLYQPEVGDPKPDSDSEIITIPCPACGFNNNFWGKLDSNGFLLEHFGRKCQGYFTDEDTGEREHCNYRFRAKYCGECGADNDIAARICHECDATLVDPDKKLKEALNLKDALVFECLEMDLNVLKDDKGKSQLKVTYRGENQAQVHEFWSLTTKKQKQNFKDQFVRPHLADRHRPFEEASPTKVVAHQHRFRPPQFVIARKVGRFWKMRDKIFEDELQQR
- a CDS encoding PepSY domain-containing protein, producing the protein MFSKVMISMFSLSLGLCVAASAWADSDHNGHDLVQDVHKAGTRIEFEEDQDEVYEAVREGYIRPFSEMYAAVENDLHGRIIKVELEEDDDIWVYELKINYQNNIIKVEYNAETLEMLMIKGRNFKDAIKHGE